One window of Stigmatopora nigra isolate UIUO_SnigA chromosome 14, RoL_Snig_1.1, whole genome shotgun sequence genomic DNA carries:
- the reep2 gene encoding receptor expression-enhancing protein 2: MVSWMISRMVVLAFGTLYPAYASYKAVKTKNVKEYVKWMMYWIVFALFSTAETATDLFLSWFPFYFELKIAFVIWLLSPYTKGSSVLYRKFVHPTLSNKEKEIDDYIAQAKDRSYETMMRFGKRGLNLAANAAVTAATKGQGVLSDKLRSFSMQDLTLINADDELSLRSSDGRGRRESVDDAGSGASTLPRARSASARQTRSMTSPSLTDEVSSQHGSDQSDARTDPSDEWGDSGERALRRTTSTTAKTTKKPAVKTEIQSKTVKKAPKKKSTASAETPP; encoded by the exons ATGGTGTCGTGGATGATCTCGAGGATGGTCGT GCTCGCCTTCGGGACGCTGTACCCAGCATACGCGTCATACAAGGCTGTCAAAACGAAAAATGTGAAAGAATAT GTCAAGTGGATGATGTACTGGATCGTTTTCGCCTTATTCTCCACGGCCGAGACGGCCACAGACTTGTTCCTATCGTG gTTTCCTTTTTACTTCGAGTTGAAGATCGCATTCGTAATTTGGCTCCTGTCCCCTTACACCAAGGGCTCTAGTGTCCTCTACCGCAAATTCGTCCATCCGACCTTGTCCAACAAGGAGAAG GAGATCGATGATTACATTGCACAGGCCAAAGACAGGAGTTATGAGACCATGATGCGCTTTGGCAAGAGGGGTCTTAACTTGGCTGCTAATGCTGCAGTCACTGCAGCCACCAAG GGCCAGGGTGTGCTGTCGGACAAGCTGCGCAGTTTCAGCATGCAAGACCTCACGCTCATCAACGCCGACGACGAGCTGTCCCTGCGCTCTTCGGACGGCCGGGGACGCCGAGAATCAGTGGACGACGCCGGCTCGGGAGCCAGCACGCTGCCGCGGGCCAGGAGCGCCTCCGCGCGACAGA CTCGCTCCATGACTTCCCCGTCCCTGACTGACGAGGTATCATCTCAACACGGCTCCGACCAATCGGATGCAAGAACTGACCCCTCGGACGAATGGGGCGACTCGGGAGAAAGGGCCCTGAGGAGGACCACCTCCACCACCGCCAAAACCACTAAAAAGCCAGCCGTGAAGACAGAG ATTCAAAGCAAGACGGTGAAGAAAGCACCAAAGAAAAAGAGCACCGCTAGTGCAGAAACACCTCCATGA
- the kdm3b gene encoding lysine-specific demethylase 3B — protein sequence MGESLELIGKRLLLLLGDSGTANGSECKQTPRSRDWLRGTVRAVSVIGLAAPDASGGEATTTTPAAGLTVFVEFENASQRCSWVQVYDDAVKALLVEDSIVWANRSATTATAGSTTAWPALAFHSIVDRVGLGAVLPVQYFGSNNFEFLPDKKSIHRFEFEKDIRHPLLLEQPSVQSAISSWHSDFELQEILRKGSYTIQGRRVCVYQPELEDCWALGLVSQHDVISHIMEILLDKNKEKQLVDPRVIHVMLGDGELGKNGRPKIDSETSKGDSSRRRRTASEEEDTNLKRFKGAAESGADEQRCHDSKQNLTDGVADVWAGDAGEQVSSSSSTTKNGSASEESFLQNQVSSSQTNSSVQMDQSNATPTRYFAHAKENGRMLPSQGAPDSTTTSVSHTPTPPPLKPAPSAFSATSFPSLGQMPSLVVGAPVNKASPTPLAVREEASKSFSKSAALVSPGPVTISWSSADSSASVALSASGGFTPKPSSWANQGEASTKTALAYRLPSTVPAAPVFGEVTSQTNGAKASSATSKDTSRPFGFGFGSDNSKTPSQADQNLFIQCMTKSSDSNPVLAGAQGPSKDTNYFSAVSETLNKDPPSLFKSVSEVVKKTEQSKIPDVPPTGNGVVSNSSPAFPGIIRKASVLGASATAPGLPNLSKSCNNGALTVSGSTPSSFSPSENHQNLFLQSSKEPANPFLAYGEKNMPASFAGLSRTESDSDKKTNLFTMSEPIKGILPSPFSALSSSASPNSSTSPAPAVAQRAPNEAVPIKEEKPLGEMASFVPGTPVFTTVDPARSGGGSVFGVNAPSRMEQQQPPLPSFEHNLTQKFAMEERAQSTKRDSDLSSNSDLSDLSENEEALDKGQGHGESSQSGKDGAMMQKAKIQGSAKSRPRTKPFKVGQSVLKDLSKVRRLKQSGESFLQDGSCINVAPHLHKCRECRLERYRKCRNADDDSEDDEDPNVACRFFHFRRLAFTRKGVLRVEGFLSPQQSDSMAMGLWLPAPTVQEGLDLDTSKYILANVGDQFCQLVMSEKEAMMMVEPHQKVAWKRAVRGVREMCDVCETTLFNIHWVCRKCGFGVCLDCYRLRRNRPRDELDEGPADDVFSWLKCAKGQPHDPDNLMPTQIIPGTALYNIGDMVHLARGKWGIKANCPCASRHAKSLVRHSAPNGISQATPNNGGIPGTTVSAFNPTPKLENDTSTLKTETTQTAVSSSGGSGEIVSSTSLSASGTSSIGNFAHIPAKESRTSGEGNSSALHWLADLATQKSKDDTKESGSLRAMMNREIRPPFGLDSLSALSRPSASSPKLFNSLLLGSSVAQSKPEGSSLRDLLNSGPGKLSQGHGESGVPFPSVFTSGGNDKLKSSLPNFLDHIIASVVETKKAEGRRTGISEGSELGVLGARKDGIMGLSVLEPHTSHSWLCDGRLLCLQDPSNSNNWKIFRECWKQGQPVLVSGIHKRLKSELWRPEAFSEEFGDQDVDLVNCRNCAIISDVKVRDFWDGFQIISKRLKDSEGNPMVLKLKDWPPGEDFRDMMPTRFDDLMENLPLPEYTKRDGRLNLAARLPNFFVRPDLGPKMYNAYGLISTEDRKVGTTNLHLDVSDAVNVMVYVGIPLREGDMDKEADINGRKEVMTTIEEGDVDEMTKRRVYKGNEKPGALWHIYAAKDAEKIRELLRKVGEEQGQENPLDHDPIHDQSWYLDQVLRRRLYEEYGVQGWAIVQFLGDAVFIPAGAPHQVHNLYSCIKAAEDFVSPEHVKHCFRLTQEFRHLSTTHTNHEDKLQVKNIIYHAVKDAVGTLKAHDPKLARP from the exons ATGGGGGAGTCTCTTGAATTGATCGGGAAGCGTTTACTCTTGCTCCTGGGGGACAGTGGGACTGCCAACGGATCTGAGTGCAAGCAGACCCCGCGATCCCGGGACTGGTTGCGGGGGACGGTGCGAGCAGTGAGCGTCATTGGCCTGGCCGCTCCGGACGCTAGCGGTGGAGAGGCGACAACAACAACTCCTGCTGCGGGACTGACG GTGTTTGTGGAGTTTGAGAATGCATCGCAGCGGTGTTCGTGGGTGCAGGTGTACGATGATGCCGTTAAAGCGCTGTTGGTGGAAGACTCCATCGTTTGGGCCAATAGGAGCGCTACTACTGCAACTGCCGGATCAACCACAGCCTGGCCTGCTCTG GCATTTCATTCCATTGTGGACCGAGTAGGTTTAGGAGCTGTCCTTCCGGTGCAGTATTTTGGAAGCAACAATTTTGAGTTCTTACCTGACAAAAAGTCTATCCACAGGTTTgag TTTGAAAAAGACATACGACATCCCCTGCTGTTGGAGCAGCCCTCAGTGCAAAGTGCCATCTCCAGCTGGCATAGTGATTTTGAACTGCAGGAGATTCTcagaaagg gtTCATACACCATCCAAGGACGAAGGGTTTGTGTATACCAACCCGAGCTTGAGGATTGCTGGGCCTTGGGACTTGTCTCGCAACATGATGTGATCTCGCACATAATGGAGATCTTGTTGGATAAG aataaagaaaaacagcTGGTGGACCCACGTGTTATACACGTCATGCTCGGCGACGGAGAG CTGGGCAAGAATGGCCGTCCAAAGATTGACAGCGAAACATCGAAGGGTGACAGTAGTCGCAGACGCCGGACAGCCTCGGAGGAGGAAGACACGAACTTGAAGCGTTTTAAAGGAGCGGCGGAATCGGGAGCCGACGAGCAGAGATGCCACGATTCCAAGCAAAACTTGACGGACGGGGTGGCCGATGTGTGGGCGGGAGACGCTGGCGAACAagtcagcagcagcagcagtacaACCAAAAATGGCAGCGCTTCGGAGGAAAGTTTCCTCCAGAACCAGGTGTCGTCATCCCAAACCAATTCCTCCGTCCAGATGGATCAATCAAACGCCACCCCGACGCGATACTTTGCCCACGCCAAGGAAAACGGTCGGATGCTCCCCTCCCAGGGGGCCCCGGACTCGACGACCACTTCGGTTTCGCACACTCCTACCCCGCCTCCCCTCAAACCGGCGCCCTCTGCCTTTTCCGCCACCTCCTTCCCCTCGCTGGGCCAGATGCCCAGCCTGGTGGTGGGGGCCCCGGTCAACAAGGCTTCCCCGACACCCCTGGCGGTCAGAGAAGAAGCCTCCAAATCCTTTTCCAAAAGCGCAGCTCTGGTTTCCCCCGGACCCGTCACTATTTCTTGGTCTTCGGCCGATAGCAGCGCCAGTGTGGCGCTGTCTGCGTCTGGAGGTTTTACCCCGAAACCTTCAAGTTGGGCAAACCAGGGGGAG GCATCTACGAAGACCGCCTTGGCTTATCGGCTACCGTCAACTGTCCCCGCCGCCCCCGTATTTGGAGAGGTTACCTCACAGACCAATGGAGCTAAGGCTTCTTCTGCAACGTCCAAGGACACTTCCAGACCCTTTGGATTTGGCTTTGGTAGCGATAATAGCAAGACTCCATCCCAGGCAGACCAAAACTTGTTCATCCAGTGCATGACCAAGAGCTCAGACTCTAACCCAGTCCTAGCCGGTGCTCAAGGCCCGTCCAAGGACACCAACTACTTCTCTGCCGTGTCCGAAACCCTCAACAAGGACCCCCCCAGCCTTTTTAAGTCCGTTTCGGAGGTTGTGAAAAAGACAGAGCAGAGCAAAATCCCCGACGTTCCTCCAACGGGGAATGGCGTGGTTAGTAATTCTTCTCCGGCCTTCCCGGGCATAATCAGAAAAGCCTCGGTTCTCGGGGCTTCTGCCACCGCGCCGGGACTCCCCAATCTCTCAAAGAGTTGTAACAATGGCGCATTGACGGTGTCCGGGAGCACGCCGTCGAGTTTTAGTCCCTCTGAAAACCATCAGAACCTTTTTCTCCAGAGCTCCAAAGAGCCGGCAAATCCATTTTTGGCCTACGGGGAGAAAAATATGCCCGCCTCGTTTGCCGGACTCTCCAGAACGGAATCGGACTCTGACAAAAAAACTAACCTTTTCACTATGTCAGAGCCAATCAAGGGCATTCTACCGTCTCCATTCTCAGCACTGTCATCATCAGCTTCGCCTAATTCCTCCACCTCTCCGGCCCCGGCCGTGGCTCAAAGGGCTCCGAATGAAGCCGTTCCgataaaagaagaaaagccaCTGGGGGAGATGGCATCCTTCGTGCCGGGCACCCCTGTTTTTACCACAGTCGACCCGGCCAGGAGCGGCGGTGGCTCTGTCTTTGGAGTGAACGCCCCGTCTAGAATGGAACAACAGCAGCCGCCACTGCCGTCCTTTGAGCACAACCTGACGCAGAAGTTCGCCATGGAGGAACGGGCGCAGTCAACCAAACGGGACTCCGACCTAAGCAGTAACAGTGACCTGTCCGACCTGAGCGAGAATGAGGAGGCTCTGGACAAAGGCCAAGGTCATGGAGAATCATCTCAGTCTGGAAAGGATGGAGCCATGATGCAGAAAGCTAAAATCCAAGGCTCTGCTAAAAGCCGTCCACGTACCAAGCCTTTCAAAG TGGGCCAATCTGTACTGAAAGACCTCAGTAAAGTGCGCCGTCTGAAGCAGTCGGGAGAGTCTTTCCTCCAGGACGGTTCGTGCATCAACGTGGCTCCACACTTGCACAAGTGCCGAGAGTGTCGCCTGGAACGCTACCGGAAATGTCGCAACGCCGATGACGATAGCGAAGACGACGAAGATCCCAATGTAGCTTGCCGTTTCTTCCACTTCCGAAG GTTGGCTTTCACTCGGAAGGGCGTGTTGCGCGTAGAAGGTTTCCTCAGCCCTCAGCAAAGCGACTCAATGGCTATGGGTCTATGGctacctgcacccactgtgcaAGAAGGCCTGGACCTCGATACGTCCAAGTACATCCTGGCCAATGTCGGAGACCAGTTCTGCCAGTTGGTCATGTCCGAGAAGGAGGCCATGATGATGGTGGAACCACACC AGAAAGTAGCCTGGAAACGTGCCGTTCGAGGGGTCAGGGAAATGTGCGACGTGTGCGAGACCACCTTGTTCAACATCCACTGGGTGTGCCGCAAGTGTGGTTTCGGCGTGTGTCTAGACTGTTATCGGCTTCGTAGGAACAGACCGAGAGACG AATTGGACGAAGGACCAGCAGACGATGTTTTCTCTTGGTTGAAGTGCGCCAAAGGCCAGCCTCACGATCCTGACAACCTCATGCCCACGCAGATTATCCCGGGGACGG CTCTGTACAACATAGGTGACATGGTGCACCTAGCCAGAGGGAAATGGGGGATTAAAGCCAATTGCCCGTGTGCCAGTCGACATGCAAAGTCCTTAGTCCGCCATAGTGCCCCCAATGGAATTTCACAG GCAACGCCAAACAACGGTGGCATCCCCGGAACGACAGTCTCGGCTTTTAATCCAACTCCCAAGTTGGAGAACGATACCTCAACTCTCAAAACCGAAACCACACAAACGGCTGTATCGTCCAGTGGCGGGTCGGGCGAAATTGTGAGCAGCACTAGCCTCTCCGCTAGCGGGACGTCCTCCATCGGTAACTTTGCACACATCCCCGCCAAGGAGTCGCGGACGTCAGGGGAAGGCAACAGTTCTGCTCTGCACTGGCTAGCGGACTTGGCCACGCAGAAATCCAAGGACGACACAAAAG AATCGGGTTCACTTCGCGCCATGATGAACCGGGAAATCCGGCCTCCTTTTGGGCTGGACTCCCTGAGTGCCCTGTCAAGGCCGTCGGCCTCCAGTCCTAAGCTCTTCAATAGCCTTTTACTGGGCTCCAGCGTGGCACAGTCCAAACCCGAAGGTTCCAGTCTTCGGGATCTGCTCAACTCTGGACCGGGCAAGCTTTCCCAAGGACACGGCGAGAGCGGCGTGCCATTTCCATCCGTCTTTACCTCTGGAGGC AATGATAAACTTAAGAGCAGCCTTCCCAATTTCTTGGACCACATCATCGCCTCAGTAGTGGAGACCAAAAAAGCCGAAGGCCGACGTACCGGAATCTCCGAGGGAAGCGAGCTTGGCGTTTTGGGGGCCCGGAAAGACGGAATCATGGGCCTAAGTGTTCTGGAACCACATACCTCGCACTCCTGGCTTTGCGATGGGCGACTCCTATGTCTCCAGGATCCCAGCAATAGCAACAACTGGAAGATCTTTCGAGAATGCTGGAAACAGGGACAA CCCGTCTTGGTGTCCGGAATACACAAACGACTGAAATCGGAGCTGTGGCGTCCCGAGGCCTTCAGTGAGGAGTTTGGCGATCAGGACGTGGACCTGGTCAACTGCAGGAATTGTGCCATTATTTCCGACGTGAAGGTTCGAGATTTTTGGGACGGCTTCCAAATCATCTCAA aGAGACTGAAAGACAGCGAAGGCAATCCGATGGTATTGAAATTAAAAGACTGGCCTCCAGGGGAGGATTTTAGGGACATGATGCCCACCCG GTTCGACGATTTGATGGAAAACCTTCCCCTGCCCGAGTACACTAAAAGAGACGGCCGTTTAAACCTTGCCGCTCGACTGCCTAACTTTTTTGTACGTCCTGATCTTGGACCCAAGATGTATAACGCTTATG GTCTGATCTCGACAGAAGACCGAAAAGTAGGCACCACCAATCTCCATCTCGATGTGTCGGATGCTGTCAACGTCATGGTATATGTTGGAATACCTTTGAGAGAAGGAGACATGGACAAAG AGGCAGATATCAATGGACGCAAAG AGGTCATGACCACTATCGAAGAGGGAGATGTGGATGAAATGACAAAGAGGAGGGTGTACAAGGGAAACGAGAAACCCGGAGCCCTGTGGCACATCTACGCCGCCAAGGACGCCGAGAAGATCCGAGAACTCCTTCGCAAG GTGGGAGAAGAGCAGGGTCAGGAGAACCCTCTGGACCACGACCCCATTCATGACCAGAGCTGGTACCTGGACCAGGTTCTCCGTCGAAGACTCTACGAGGAGTATGGCGTGCAGGGCTGGGCTATTGTGCAGTTCTTGGGCGATGCTGTTTTTATCCCTGCTGGAGCGCCGCACCAG GTGCACAACTTGTACAGCTGTATCAAGGCAGCTGAGGACTTTGTGTCTCCAGAGCATGTAAAACACTGTTTCAGACTGACACAGGAGTTCAGACATCTGTCCACCACTCATACAAACCATGAAGACAAATTACAG GTGAAAAACATCATTTATCATGCGGTGAAGGATGCAGTTGGCACACTGAAGGCCCACGACCCCAAACTAGCCCGCCCATAG